Proteins from a single region of Paenibacillus sp. BIHB 4019:
- a CDS encoding TetR/AcrR family transcriptional regulator translates to MSEQDRFLNTNKRELKTYQEARLQNTENLRKLVVDAAATILQEEGPEAVTVRKVSQKMGCSTKIIYSLFVNKEGLAQQLYLDGCKIMAREFEATPALADPRAHLLALGETYWQFAQRYTSYYKLMFGGAFGDFKPDEESMQGTVTAMRQLIHVIGSAQQQGLLSAAAPTDTIEIVRLVWGALHGVIHLQMGGHFGDVPSAHATYQQTISLLASTLFAKQEG, encoded by the coding sequence ATGAGCGAACAGGATCGTTTCCTTAATACGAATAAACGCGAGTTGAAAACCTACCAGGAAGCACGGCTGCAAAATACCGAAAATCTCCGCAAGCTCGTTGTAGATGCTGCGGCTACTATTTTGCAGGAGGAAGGCCCTGAGGCGGTTACCGTTCGTAAAGTGTCACAGAAAATGGGCTGCTCCACCAAAATCATTTACAGCTTGTTTGTGAATAAAGAAGGTCTAGCCCAGCAGCTGTACCTTGATGGCTGCAAAATAATGGCTCGCGAGTTTGAAGCAACGCCTGCACTAGCCGACCCGAGGGCGCATTTGCTTGCTTTAGGCGAAACCTATTGGCAGTTTGCCCAGCGCTACACCAGCTACTACAAGCTGATGTTTGGCGGAGCATTCGGCGATTTCAAGCCGGATGAGGAAAGCATGCAGGGCACCGTGACGGCTATGCGGCAATTAATCCATGTCATCGGCAGCGCCCAGCAGCAGGGTCTTCTATCAGCTGCGGCACCGACGGATACGATAGAAATTGTCCGCCTCGTCTGGGGCGCCCTCCACGGTGTCATCCATTTGCAAATGGGCGGGCATTTTGGCGATGTTCCCTCCGCCCACGCCACCTATCAGCAAACGATCTCCCTATTAGCGAGCACCTTGTTCGCTAAGCAGGAAGGTTAA